In Flavivirga abyssicola, the following are encoded in one genomic region:
- a CDS encoding T9SS type A sorting domain-containing protein encodes MKKITPLKSFAFLIICLLVTIFGYGQSEIIISQYIETSSGTTPKGIEIFNVSGIDITFSVTNNLQISQGVNGGACANIPGINITSGTLRANEVWVIGTTDLTTFTNTNGLNLSGTTDFNFSFNGNDALQLYLGAVLQDEFGTCGNNPGSAWSGSGVTTANNNLQILNGLCDGDIDGWTDPSERFSQIANGLTMTGFGNAPASCFSCSSPTVTWTSGAWSPVSGPTINTPVIIAENYDTSTGSFRACSLMVNNNSTLTVNDNTYIEIQNGITVNAGSSINVRPYGSVVQNNDLGAITNDGTMEVVKTTSLLGAWYEYTYWSSPVSGTTIGSALDESDVARRFSFNAANFEDSTMETGNNNATVPGQDDIDDNDDDWTFVNGATVMTPGVGYASVHEESVFVGPGSPPYRFDYTFTGDFNNGVISVPVVRNDGSTLDNNWNFIGNPYPSAISISDFFTQNIYNAATNATGTLEGAIYFWSQNTPPSNTNNGNQQLNFATSDYAMHNGTGGTAGGDGVIPNGFIPSGQGFFVSYSQARPSSSGNVIFNNSMRGITNNNSQFFKNANSKKNISSSSNVNKIWVDLTSDNGVYNQILVGYVDGASDNDDGTFYDTHKIVAPKTYAALYSNIENSDKKFAIQGKHVNSINNNEVIKLGFKTIIDVATLYKLSLANFQGDFLTNNSIYLKDNLLNKLHNLSTSDYSFTSDVGEFNDRFEIVFDANALSVDNIAIDDNSLSIIELENDHVQFKTSNSLNIKTVAIFDLLGRQLYNFEGQKNSETYRLSNLNSTIYMAQVTLSNGTVITKKAVKK; translated from the coding sequence ATGAAAAAAATTACTCCATTGAAATCCTTTGCTTTTTTAATTATATGTTTGCTTGTAACTATTTTTGGGTATGGGCAATCAGAAATTATAATTAGTCAATATATTGAAACTTCATCAGGCACTACACCCAAAGGAATTGAAATATTCAATGTTTCTGGAATAGACATTACATTTTCTGTAACAAATAATTTACAAATATCTCAAGGAGTTAATGGCGGAGCATGTGCTAATATCCCAGGTATCAATATTACATCTGGAACCTTACGAGCTAATGAAGTATGGGTAATAGGAACGACTGATTTGACTACTTTTACAAATACAAATGGTTTGAATTTATCAGGAACTACCGATTTTAACTTTAGTTTTAATGGTAATGACGCTTTACAACTTTATTTGGGAGCTGTTCTACAAGATGAATTTGGAACATGTGGAAATAACCCAGGAAGTGCTTGGTCTGGAAGTGGTGTGACTACTGCTAACAATAATTTACAGATTCTGAATGGATTATGTGATGGTGATATTGATGGATGGACGGATCCAAGCGAACGATTTAGTCAAATAGCAAATGGGTTAACCATGACTGGTTTTGGTAATGCCCCTGCCTCTTGTTTTTCATGTTCTTCTCCAACTGTAACATGGACTTCGGGTGCTTGGTCGCCAGTTAGCGGACCAACAATAAATACACCTGTTATTATTGCAGAAAACTACGACACCAGTACAGGAAGTTTTAGAGCATGTAGCTTAATGGTAAATAATAATTCAACATTAACTGTAAATGATAATACATATATTGAAATTCAGAATGGTATTACAGTAAATGCTGGAAGCAGTATTAATGTGAGGCCTTATGGTTCTGTTGTACAAAACAATGATTTGGGAGCAATTACTAATGATGGGACTATGGAAGTTGTAAAAACGACTTCTCTATTAGGCGCTTGGTATGAATATACATATTGGAGCTCTCCAGTATCTGGCACAACTATAGGTAGTGCTTTAGATGAATCTGATGTTGCAAGACGGTTTTCGTTTAATGCCGCTAATTTTGAAGATTCCACAATGGAAACTGGAAATAATAATGCAACTGTCCCTGGACAAGATGACATTGATGACAATGATGATGATTGGACTTTTGTTAATGGAGCAACGGTAATGACGCCAGGAGTTGGTTATGCTTCTGTACACGAAGAAAGTGTATTTGTTGGTCCTGGATCTCCACCATACCGATTTGACTATACATTTACGGGGGATTTTAATAATGGAGTTATTTCTGTTCCCGTAGTTAGAAATGATGGTTCTACACTGGACAACAACTGGAATTTTATTGGAAACCCTTATCCTTCAGCAATTAGCATTTCTGATTTTTTCACTCAAAACATCTACAATGCAGCAACAAACGCAACAGGGACATTAGAAGGCGCTATTTATTTTTGGTCACAAAACACACCTCCTTCCAATACAAATAATGGTAATCAACAATTAAATTTTGCAACCTCAGATTATGCTATGCATAATGGTACAGGTGGGACAGCTGGAGGAGATGGTGTCATTCCCAATGGATTCATTCCTTCAGGTCAGGGATTTTTCGTTTCGTATTCTCAAGCCAGACCATCTAGTTCTGGAAATGTTATTTTTAATAATTCGATGCGTGGTATTACTAACAATAATAGTCAATTCTTTAAAAACGCTAATTCAAAAAAGAATATTAGCAGTAGTTCTAATGTTAATAAAATATGGGTTGATCTAACAAGCGATAATGGTGTATATAATCAAATTTTAGTGGGTTATGTAGATGGTGCTTCAGACAATGATGATGGTACTTTTTATGATACACATAAAATTGTAGCACCGAAAACATATGCAGCTCTATATTCAAATATTGAAAACTCAGATAAAAAATTTGCTATACAAGGGAAACATGTAAATAGCATTAACAATAACGAAGTTATTAAGCTTGGCTTTAAAACTATTATTGATGTTGCTACTTTATACAAACTATCTTTAGCGAATTTTCAAGGAGACTTCTTAACTAATAATTCGATTTATTTAAAAGATAATTTATTAAATAAACTACATAATTTATCTACATCTGATTATTCATTCACATCAGATGTTGGCGAATTTAACGACCGCTTTGAAATTGTATTCGATGCCAATGCGTTATCTGTAGATAATATTGCTATAGACGACAACAGCCTTAGCATTATTGAATTAGAGAATGACCATGTTCAATTTAAAACCTCAAATAGCCTAAACATTAAAACAGTAGCCATATTTGATCTTTTAGGAAGGCAATTATATAATTTTGAAGGGCAAAAAAATTCTGAGACTTACAGACTTTCTAATTTAAATAGTACTATTTACATGGCTCAAGTAACATTATCTAATGGTACAGTAATTACAAAAAAAGCAGTAAAAAAATAA
- the bioA gene encoding adenosylmethionine--8-amino-7-oxononanoate transaminase, whose amino-acid sequence MTLKARDKKHLWHPLTQHKLHPETIAITKANGCVLYDEDGNEYIDAIASWYTCMYGHCNEYITSRVASQMQQLDQVVFSGFTHEPAIKLSEALIKILPDNQNKIFFSDNGSTSVEIGIKMALQFHFNKGEKRNTLIAFEDGFHGDTFGAMSVSGLSIYNGPFKDFFLEVKRIPTPNGENNEAILNTLNTIVETDNVAGFVYEPLVQGAAAMKMYDLEGLNTILEFCKKHNIITVADEVMTGFGKTGKYFASDYIDTKPDIMCLSKALTGGLLPMALTTCSEDIYNAFYSDDIKKGLFHGHTYSANPLACTAALASIELLQSEAIQQNIKTVIASHKTFNERIKTHPKVKSTRQTGVIFALDLNIEMKRYGNLRDKLFKFFLDHGVFLRPLGNTIYIQAPYTMTKKQLQKIYQVIEDVLEIV is encoded by the coding sequence ATGACATTAAAAGCCCGCGACAAAAAACACCTCTGGCACCCCTTAACGCAACACAAGTTGCATCCAGAAACTATTGCCATAACTAAAGCAAATGGATGTGTTTTATATGATGAAGACGGTAATGAGTATATTGATGCTATTGCTTCATGGTACACCTGCATGTATGGGCATTGCAACGAATACATTACAAGTCGTGTTGCTTCTCAAATGCAACAATTAGATCAAGTGGTTTTTAGTGGCTTTACTCATGAGCCTGCTATAAAACTATCGGAAGCACTTATTAAAATTCTACCGGACAACCAGAACAAAATTTTCTTTAGTGACAATGGTTCAACATCAGTTGAAATTGGGATTAAAATGGCATTGCAATTTCATTTTAATAAAGGAGAAAAACGCAACACGCTTATTGCTTTTGAAGATGGATTTCACGGTGACACTTTTGGTGCCATGAGCGTATCTGGATTATCAATTTACAACGGCCCTTTTAAAGATTTCTTTTTAGAGGTAAAACGGATTCCAACCCCAAATGGAGAAAATAATGAAGCTATTTTAAACACTCTAAATACCATAGTAGAAACCGATAACGTAGCTGGTTTTGTTTACGAGCCTTTAGTACAGGGCGCGGCAGCCATGAAAATGTATGACCTCGAAGGATTAAATACTATTTTAGAGTTTTGTAAAAAACATAATATCATTACTGTTGCCGACGAAGTTATGACGGGCTTTGGAAAAACAGGAAAATATTTTGCATCAGATTATATAGACACAAAACCAGATATTATGTGTTTAAGTAAAGCCTTAACTGGTGGTTTATTGCCTATGGCACTTACCACATGTTCCGAAGACATTTATAACGCTTTCTATAGCGACGACATAAAAAAAGGTTTGTTCCACGGGCATACGTATTCGGCAAACCCATTAGCATGTACTGCTGCTTTAGCAAGTATAGAATTATTACAATCAGAAGCTATTCAGCAAAATATAAAAACAGTTATTGCTTCTCATAAAACGTTTAATGAGCGTATAAAGACACATCCAAAAGTAAAATCCACGCGACAAACAGGAGTCATTTTCGCCTTGGATTTAAATATAGAAATGAAACGTTATGGTAATTTACGAGACAAGCTGTTTAAGTTCTTCTTAGATCATGGTGTATTTCTGCGACCTTTAGGGAACACTATTTACATTCAAGCACCTTATACGATGACAAAGAAGCAACTACAAAAAATCTATCAAGTCATTGAAGATGTTTTAGAAATTGTTTAA
- the bioB gene encoding biotin synthase BioB, whose protein sequence is MSKVRHNWTTKEVIGIYNKPLMELLYEAATIHRLHHDPNVVQVSTLLSIKTGGCSEDCGYCPQAARYHTDIEGNDLMSVQQVKAQALRAKATGSSRVCMGAAWRNVKDGDEFDEVLEMVRTINKLDMEVCCTLGMITKNQAQRLAEAGLYAYNHNLDSSEEYYKEVISTRGYQDRLDTIDNVRKTNVTVCSGGIIGMGENIEDRAGMLVALSTLNPQPESTPINALVAVEGTPLENEKPVEIWDMIRMVATTRIVMPETQVRLSAGRTHMSREGQAMCFFAGANSIFAGDKLLTTPNPDVNEDMKMFELLGMNPQKPFTKKVQPQTVEASDSQYEALGEKPKWTRPDHTIERNEIAKEKAKTLK, encoded by the coding sequence ATGAGCAAAGTAAGACACAATTGGACCACAAAAGAAGTTATAGGTATATACAATAAACCTTTAATGGAGCTGCTTTACGAAGCGGCAACCATTCACCGTTTGCACCATGACCCAAATGTAGTACAAGTATCCACTTTATTATCTATAAAAACAGGAGGATGCTCAGAAGATTGTGGTTATTGTCCTCAGGCGGCACGTTATCATACCGATATTGAAGGCAATGATTTAATGTCTGTACAACAAGTAAAAGCACAAGCTTTGCGTGCAAAAGCAACTGGAAGTTCTCGTGTTTGTATGGGGGCTGCATGGCGTAATGTAAAAGATGGTGATGAGTTTGACGAAGTTTTAGAAATGGTGCGTACCATTAATAAATTAGATATGGAAGTATGTTGTACGCTTGGAATGATTACTAAAAATCAGGCACAACGATTAGCCGAAGCTGGTTTATATGCTTACAACCATAATTTAGATTCATCTGAAGAATACTATAAAGAAGTTATATCTACAAGAGGCTATCAAGACAGGTTGGATACCATTGACAATGTACGTAAAACTAACGTTACTGTTTGCAGTGGTGGTATTATTGGTATGGGTGAAAACATAGAAGACCGTGCTGGTATGTTAGTCGCTTTATCGACCTTAAATCCGCAACCAGAATCAACTCCAATAAATGCTTTAGTAGCGGTTGAAGGTACGCCTTTAGAAAATGAGAAACCAGTTGAAATCTGGGATATGATCCGTATGGTTGCTACTACACGTATCGTTATGCCGGAAACACAAGTGCGTTTAAGTGCTGGTAGAACCCATATGTCTAGAGAAGGACAAGCTATGTGCTTCTTTGCTGGTGCGAATTCTATTTTTGCCGGTGACAAACTATTAACAACGCCGAACCCTGACGTAAATGAAGACATGAAAATGTTTGAATTACTAGGTATGAATCCACAAAAACCATTTACTAAAAAAGTACAACCTCAAACCGTTGAAGCTAGTGATTCTCAATATGAAGCTTTAGGTGAAAAGCCTAAATGGACACGACCAGATCATACCATTGAGCGTAACGAAATTGCAAAAGAAAAAGCTAAAACTTTAAAGTAA
- the bioD gene encoding dethiobiotin synthase has translation MKTYFITGISTDVGKTIASAIVTEALHADYWKPIQAGELDHDDKYTVEKLITNTKSKIHPNSYALETPMSPHAAAAIDGVSIDIKQINAPKTKSHLVIEGAGGLLVPINDTQTILDLIKPDYKVIVVSRHYLGSINHTLLTINALKEKGFDVSIIFSGNEHKTTEDIIYKMTKAPVIGRINEEPYFDKNVVSEYAEMFKDRL, from the coding sequence ATGAAAACATATTTCATCACAGGAATATCTACCGATGTTGGCAAAACCATTGCCTCAGCTATAGTAACTGAAGCTTTGCACGCTGATTATTGGAAACCGATTCAAGCAGGCGAACTAGACCATGACGATAAGTATACCGTTGAAAAACTTATCACCAATACTAAGTCTAAAATTCACCCAAATAGTTATGCCTTAGAAACCCCTATGAGTCCTCATGCAGCAGCAGCTATTGATGGCGTTTCAATTGATATAAAACAGATTAATGCCCCTAAAACTAAAAGTCATTTAGTCATTGAAGGCGCAGGCGGGTTACTAGTACCTATAAATGATACGCAAACCATTTTAGATCTTATTAAACCTGATTATAAAGTGATTGTTGTTTCCAGGCATTATTTAGGAAGTATTAACCACACCCTGTTAACGATAAATGCTTTAAAAGAAAAAGGGTTCGACGTCTCGATTATTTTTAGTGGTAATGAACATAAAACCACTGAGGATATTATTTATAAAATGACAAAAGCTCCTGTTATTGGGCGTATTAATGAAGAACCTTATTTTGATAAAAATGTGGTGAGTGAATATGCAGAAATGTTTAAAGACAGATTGTAA
- a CDS encoding beta-ketoacyl synthase N-terminal-like domain-containing protein, with protein MQKPISITAISSISPLGKSLDDAWNSYQNEKHCLAEKLFNNENALVAEIPKDAKEHIELLRQSDSKYKSLDDTVLFAIYASRQAIKQAGWKGSDNFGINIGSSRGATELFETYHKDFLEKNKTQTLSSPTTTLGNISSWVAHDLQTQGPEISHSITCSTALHAMLNGIAWINSSMCDTFLVGGSEAPLTPFTIAQMRALKIYSKNKLSVPCHSEHSEASFPCLALDLKKKQNTMVLGEGASMACLERGEKENALAIIKGIGYATEILEHNISISSDAKCFQKSMQMALGDLSPNDIDVIVMHAPGTIKGDLSEYRAIEKIFCNKTPALTTNKWKIGHTFGASGALNIEFAVLMLQNQKFIGIPYIENQETPQRIKNILVNAVGFGGNAVSILLSK; from the coding sequence TTGCAAAAACCAATCTCCATAACCGCTATTTCATCCATTTCTCCGTTAGGAAAATCTCTAGATGACGCATGGAACAGTTATCAAAACGAAAAACATTGTCTTGCGGAAAAACTATTTAATAACGAAAATGCTTTAGTTGCTGAAATCCCTAAAGATGCTAAAGAACATATTGAATTATTGCGCCAATCAGATTCAAAATACAAGTCTCTTGATGACACCGTTTTATTTGCTATTTATGCTTCTCGACAAGCTATAAAACAGGCTGGTTGGAAGGGTTCAGACAATTTTGGAATTAATATCGGATCATCTCGTGGTGCTACAGAACTTTTTGAAACCTATCACAAAGATTTTCTTGAAAAAAATAAAACTCAAACATTAAGCTCTCCCACAACCACATTAGGTAATATTTCATCTTGGGTCGCTCACGATTTACAAACACAAGGTCCCGAAATTAGCCATTCAATAACTTGCTCCACTGCCTTACATGCCATGCTTAATGGTATTGCATGGATAAATTCTAGTATGTGCGATACATTTTTGGTTGGAGGTAGTGAAGCCCCACTTACACCATTTACCATTGCACAAATGCGAGCGCTTAAAATATATTCAAAAAACAAGTTAAGTGTCCCTTGTCATTCAGAGCACAGCGAAGCATCTTTTCCTTGCCTCGCTTTAGATCTTAAGAAAAAACAAAACACCATGGTTTTAGGGGAAGGCGCCTCAATGGCTTGTTTGGAAAGAGGTGAAAAAGAGAACGCCTTAGCCATTATAAAAGGAATTGGCTACGCCACTGAAATTTTAGAGCATAATATTTCTATTTCAAGCGATGCAAAATGTTTTCAAAAATCGATGCAAATGGCATTAGGTGATTTAAGCCCTAATGATATTGATGTTATTGTGATGCATGCACCTGGAACTATAAAAGGCGATCTTTCAGAATATAGAGCTATTGAAAAAATATTTTGTAACAAAACACCTGCTTTAACTACAAATAAATGGAAGATAGGTCACACCTTTGGAGCTTCCGGGGCTCTGAATATTGAATTTGCAGTTTTAATGTTACAAAATCAAAAATTTATTGGTATTCCTTATATAGAAAATCAAGAAACACCTCAAAGAATAAAAAATATTCTTGTAAATGCTGTTGGTTTTGGAGGAAATGCAGTTTCAATTTTACTTTCAAAATAA
- a CDS encoding flotillin family protein has protein sequence MKLLTIQEGLDLGFPMALIFGVLFIFLFLIILIKRYKRCPSDRILVVYGKVGGGQSAKCIHGGAAFILPVIQDYEFLDLTPISIEVNLINALSKQNIRVNVPSRFTIGVSTEPGIMQNAAERLLGLGQNEIQDLAQEIIFGQLRLVVASMDIEEINSDRDKFLANISQSVESELKKVGLKLINVNITDIVDESGYIEALGKEAAAHAINAARKSVAEKTRDGSIGEANAVQDERTQVAAANAQAVEGENTAKIAVANSDSLRRQREAEAERVAIAAEKVQSAKALEESYAAEKEAETARAERERSSQMADVIVPAEIDKKKVEIDAEAEAEKIRRRAKGEADAILFKAQAEAEGLYEVLTKQAAGLDQIVKAAGNNSKDAVLLLIADKLPELVKTQAEAIKNIKIDKVTVWENGGSGEDGKSSTANFLSGMYKSVPPLQDMFNMAGMQLPEYLKGKEKKKIEVDDAEIEKPRE, from the coding sequence ATGAAATTACTGACAATTCAGGAAGGGCTTGACTTAGGATTTCCTATGGCTCTTATTTTTGGAGTATTATTTATATTCCTTTTTTTAATAATATTAATCAAACGCTACAAACGCTGTCCTTCCGATAGGATTTTAGTAGTCTACGGAAAAGTAGGTGGCGGGCAATCGGCTAAATGTATTCACGGTGGTGCTGCATTCATTCTACCCGTAATTCAAGATTATGAATTTCTTGACTTAACACCAATATCCATTGAAGTAAACCTGATAAATGCGCTTTCTAAACAAAATATCCGTGTAAACGTACCATCTCGTTTTACCATTGGTGTTTCTACAGAACCTGGGATCATGCAAAATGCAGCGGAACGTTTATTAGGATTAGGTCAAAACGAAATTCAAGACTTAGCTCAAGAAATTATTTTTGGACAGTTACGTTTAGTAGTAGCCTCTATGGATATTGAAGAAATTAATTCTGATAGAGATAAATTCTTAGCAAATATTTCGCAGTCTGTAGAATCTGAATTAAAGAAAGTTGGATTAAAATTAATCAACGTAAATATCACAGATATTGTTGATGAATCTGGCTATATAGAAGCCTTAGGGAAAGAGGCCGCAGCGCATGCTATTAATGCAGCCCGTAAATCGGTTGCAGAAAAAACAAGAGATGGTTCTATTGGTGAAGCTAATGCCGTACAAGATGAAAGAACTCAAGTTGCAGCAGCTAATGCCCAAGCCGTAGAAGGTGAAAATACCGCGAAAATTGCTGTGGCCAATTCAGATTCGTTACGTCGTCAAAGAGAGGCAGAAGCAGAACGTGTCGCTATTGCAGCTGAAAAAGTTCAAAGCGCAAAAGCATTGGAAGAATCTTATGCTGCTGAAAAAGAAGCTGAAACAGCAAGGGCAGAAAGAGAGCGCTCATCTCAAATGGCTGATGTTATTGTTCCTGCTGAAATTGATAAAAAGAAAGTTGAAATTGATGCCGAAGCGGAAGCCGAAAAAATTAGAAGACGTGCCAAAGGTGAAGCCGATGCCATTCTTTTTAAAGCACAAGCAGAAGCAGAAGGTTTATATGAAGTCTTAACAAAACAGGCTGCTGGTTTAGACCAAATTGTAAAAGCTGCAGGTAATAATTCTAAAGATGCCGTATTATTATTAATTGCAGATAAATTACCTGAGTTAGTTAAAACACAAGCAGAAGCCATTAAAAACATTAAGATTGATAAAGTAACTGTATGGGAAAATGGCGGTAGCGGGGAAGATGGAAAATCTTCAACAGCTAACTTCCTCTCTGGTATGTATAAATCGGTACCACCATTACAGGATATGTTCAATATGGCTGGAATGCAATTACCTGAATATTTAAAAGGGAAAGAGAAAAAAAAGATTGAAGTAGATGATGCTGAAATTGAAAAGCCTAGAGAATAA
- a CDS encoding DUF4760 domain-containing protein, with protein sequence MEKHLSLESIVNITEICIGIFVLIGLYFAIKQFRIAKRTYLAQLLIPILDEYKDKKWIESREYLKNKVKDINTKEFEKRGVANLIHFFDKVGFLLSNKYVETDSIYQIMGGDIQAYWPKFKKYIDHRRGNPGPHYKNYPYGYHTQFLYTVCLKRKSKKEEEVNKSISILDKKIKALESNLISINN encoded by the coding sequence ATGGAGAAGCACTTAAGTTTAGAATCAATAGTAAATATTACTGAAATATGCATTGGAATATTTGTTTTAATTGGCCTCTATTTTGCTATAAAACAGTTTAGAATTGCGAAAAGAACTTATTTAGCACAATTATTAATTCCAATTTTGGATGAATACAAAGACAAAAAATGGATTGAATCTAGGGAGTACTTAAAAAACAAAGTTAAAGATATAAACACTAAGGAATTTGAAAAAAGAGGTGTGGCAAATCTTATTCACTTTTTCGACAAAGTAGGCTTCCTTTTGTCTAATAAATATGTAGAAACTGATTCTATCTACCAAATCATGGGTGGTGATATTCAAGCATATTGGCCAAAATTCAAAAAATATATTGACCACAGAAGAGGAAATCCAGGGCCTCATTATAAAAATTACCCGTATGGTTATCACACTCAATTTCTATATACGGTATGCCTAAAACGTAAATCTAAAAAGGAAGAAGAAGTAAATAAAAGTATATCTATACTTGACAAAAAGATTAAAGCGCTAGAATCAAATTTAATAAGTATTAACAATTAG
- a CDS encoding regulatory protein RecX, which yields MRLSKKTYTVQEATKKLEHYCAYQERCHQEVRQKLTNMNMIPEAIDMIIVHLLEHNFLNEERFAKTFVSGKFKIKHWGRRRLTYELKKKDVVKVNINQALSEIENEEYIEVFNDLAEKKANSIKETNKFKKRKKLIDFLIYKGWESDLVYEKANELIR from the coding sequence ATGCGGTTATCAAAAAAAACATATACGGTACAAGAGGCCACTAAAAAATTAGAGCATTATTGTGCGTATCAAGAACGTTGTCATCAAGAAGTTAGACAAAAACTAACCAATATGAATATGATCCCTGAGGCTATAGATATGATAATCGTTCACCTTTTGGAACATAACTTTCTTAATGAAGAACGTTTTGCCAAAACATTCGTAAGTGGCAAGTTTAAAATCAAGCATTGGGGGCGACGACGTTTAACTTATGAACTTAAGAAAAAAGACGTGGTCAAAGTTAATATAAATCAAGCACTTAGTGAAATCGAAAATGAGGAGTATATCGAGGTTTTCAACGATTTAGCCGAAAAAAAGGCAAATTCAATTAAAGAAACTAACAAGTTTAAGAAAAGAAAGAAATTAATAGATTTTTTAATTTATAAGGGTTGGGAGTCTGATTTAGTGTACGAAAAAGCAAATGAACTTATACGATAA
- a CDS encoding putative signal transducing protein: MSDTFKTIARFQYSSEAQIIKGRLEAEGIQVFLSDHLTIDTDPLVSNAIGGVKLKVLSHQALKAQHILDTIKKYSLDDEGNTINCPNCKSEKVELFSTIKDVKSLFWFIFGFLFSSLPFYTKHKYKCEDCKTEFDLK, encoded by the coding sequence ATGAGTGATACGTTTAAAACAATAGCTAGATTTCAATATTCATCTGAAGCTCAAATTATTAAAGGGCGATTAGAAGCAGAGGGTATTCAAGTTTTTCTATCAGACCACTTAACTATAGATACAGACCCATTGGTAAGTAATGCTATAGGGGGTGTTAAGCTAAAAGTATTATCACATCAAGCATTAAAGGCGCAACATATTTTAGATACTATTAAAAAGTATTCTCTTGATGATGAAGGTAACACCATCAATTGTCCAAACTGTAAAAGTGAAAAAGTCGAATTATTTTCTACAATAAAAGATGTTAAATCATTATTCTGGTTTATTTTTGGGTTTTTATTTTCTTCGCTTCCTTTTTATACAAAGCACAAGTATAAATGCGAAGATTGTAAAACAGAATTCGATTTAAAATGA
- a CDS encoding cupin-like domain-containing protein, which produces MALNLQDIPRVKTITKADFLKYYFNPQKPIVIERFIEDWPAYTKWNLDYMKAIAGNITIPLYDDRPVDYKDGFNEPHAKMKMSDYIDLLKSEPTKYRIFLWNALKEIPELQKDFTFPDFGLRLMKGIPMLFFGGRDSHTFMHYDIDLANIFHFHFEGTKQVIMFNQKQSKFLYKIPHSLITREDIDFNNPDFKKWPMLKKARGYKTELKHGEILYMPEGYWHYMRYITPGFSMSLRAIARNPKNFSRAIYNLLIMRNYDNMMRRLKGQKWIDWKNEQAIIRTHENSSLIV; this is translated from the coding sequence TTGGCACTTAATCTGCAAGATATTCCTCGTGTAAAAACCATTACTAAAGCGGACTTTTTAAAATATTATTTTAATCCGCAAAAACCTATTGTTATTGAACGGTTTATAGAGGACTGGCCTGCTTACACCAAGTGGAATTTAGATTATATGAAAGCCATAGCTGGTAATATTACTATTCCACTTTACGATGACAGACCTGTAGATTATAAAGATGGGTTTAATGAGCCTCATGCAAAAATGAAAATGAGCGATTATATAGATTTGCTAAAAAGCGAGCCTACTAAATATCGTATTTTTCTTTGGAATGCCCTAAAAGAAATACCTGAATTACAAAAAGATTTTACCTTTCCAGATTTTGGGTTAAGACTTATGAAAGGAATTCCTATGTTGTTTTTTGGTGGCCGTGATTCGCACACTTTTATGCATTATGATATTGATTTAGCTAATATTTTTCATTTTCATTTTGAAGGCACCAAACAGGTTATTATGTTTAACCAAAAGCAGAGTAAATTCCTGTATAAAATTCCACATTCGTTAATTACCAGAGAAGACATCGATTTTAACAACCCAGATTTCAAAAAATGGCCCATGCTTAAAAAGGCTAGGGGTTATAAAACCGAATTAAAACATGGTGAAATTTTATACATGCCAGAGGGCTATTGGCATTATATGCGTTATATAACACCCGGTTTTTCCATGAGTTTAAGGGCTATTGCCAGAAATCCTAAAAACTTTAGCAGAGCGATATATAACTTATTGATTATGCGAAATTATGATAATATGATGAGACGTTTAAAAGGTCAAAAATGGATTGATTGGAAAAATGAACAGGCCATAATAAGAACACATGAAAACAGTAGTCTTATCGTATAA